The region CACCTGTTTTAATCATAAAATCCGATCTACCAAGCCAAATAAAACCTTCATTTTTGAGTTCAATATGATCATTGGTGATTAAATTCCTGATTTCCATTTTAGGAACAGAGATACACATTTTGTTGTCGGGAGTTTTAGAAATTTCTACACCATTTAGCGTTTGATAAACATCTGTTTTTTGTAGATCTCTTATGGCAAAATGAGAATAGGTTTCCGTCATTCCAAAGCTATGAAAACAACGGTTGTTGAGGTTTTTTAGCTTTTTTTCTAAACTTTGATGAATACTTCCACCACCTATTAGTAGTTGTTTTATCTTGTGGATAAAATCAAAATATTTTTCTACTTGAAGCGGAACAAGGGGAGCGAAATCAAAAGATTCTTTTTCAAGAATAGAAAGATCATTGGGCGGACAAACGGTCAGTTTGAGACCCGAAACCATTGCCCGAATAAGCATCATTTTTCCTGCCACAAAATCAAGAGAAAGTGGTAACAAAGCCGAATCACCTTTTTGATAACCAAAATATTCTTGTGTCATTAAGACACTGGTTTTTAAATGTTTTTTCGGAGCCAAGATTTCCTTGGATTTCCCCGTAGTTCCCGATGTCTTAAAAAGCATATTCTCCTCATTATTTTGCCATTGTAAAATAAAATCAATAAACTCTTTTGGAATGTTTAAAGAGTAGAGATCAATATTGGTAGAAAAATCTAGAATAAATGTTTGAGTATGCATTTTATGCCATTTATAGTGGTGTAATCAGTATTAAAGACAAGAAATAATTGTTTTGGATTTCGAGATGGTTTCTTCCCATTCTTTTTCAAAATCAGAATCAGAAAGTAATCCGCCACCCACAAATACCTCGGCAGTTTCGTTTTTAAGCATCATACAACGGAGATTTACAAAATAATGTGCTTCATTCTCCTGTTCTATTCCCACATAGCCTGTGTAAAACCTTCTGTTTAGTTGTTCTTTTTCTAGGATAAAATCATACGCTTCTTTCATGGGAGTTCCACAAACCGCAGGAGTGGGATGAAGTTTTTGAGTGAGTTTGTTTAAATCAAAAGCATCGGGAATGTCACATTCAATAGGCGTTTTTAAATGCCACACAAAACCTGCTTTCACTGTTTGAGGTTCTTTTTGAAAGCTCGGCTTGAGCTTCACCTCTTGAAGTTTTTGTGTAATATAATCCACCACCAATTGATGCTCTCGAAACTCTTTTGAAGTCCAGTGAATCTGTTCTTTTTTTTCTTCAAATGAAGTCCCAGCAAGCGCCATGGTTTTTAGTTTAGAATCTTTTTTACTTAAAAGAATCTCAGGAGTAGCTGCTAGCCAATATTCAGTTCCATCAAAAAATAGGTACACAAAGGCATCGGGAAATTTTTGCTGAAGTTTTGCAAAAATATGTTCTGCTTTGGCAGTGGTTTTTATTTGGATACTTCTAGCTAAAACCAATTTTTGAACAGGAGAGGAAGACTGTAGCTCCGTTAAAAATTTTTCAAAATCTTGTGAATAAACCTCTTTTTGTTCCTCCTTTTTATGAAATCTTCTCTCAGCATTTAACCAAGAATTTATCTCATTATCCGAAACTTCTTCAATGATATTTGCAGAAATTACCAGTCTTTTTTGCTCCTTTTTTTCAAAAGGTGCCATTACAAAACGATAATTTCCCGAGGATTCTTGACAAATCTTAAAAACTTTACTTTCATTGGGCATTCGCCAAAGAGCAAAAGATTTAGAATGGATATTTCGGTTTATTTCAGGCATTATTTTTTGGAATATCCATGATGATATTAGTCATTTTACCATAGGTAATTTTTCTTCCATCTTGGTTATAGATTTCCACTTCAAAAATGTGAGTAGTTCTTCCAATATGGATGGGCTTGGCAGTGGCGGTAAGAATTCCTGATTTTTCGCTATGAAGATGGTTAGCAGATATTTCTAGTCCTTTCGCTATTTGCTTATTTGGATCTATAAAAAGAAAAGAGGCAGCTGATCCCACCGTTTCAATTAAGGCAGCCGAAGCTCCTCCGTGTAAAATACCCATTGGTTGAAGAACCTTAGTATCTACGGGCATTGTAGCAGAAAGCGTGGTGGCAGTCATATTAGAGAATTTGATAGAAAGAGTTTCCATGAGTGTATTGCCACACATAGAATTGAGCAATGCCAAAACCTCATTTTTGTGCATTGTTTTTATATCGGGAAAAGTAAGTTCCATTTTCTTATATCTTTTGAACAAAGGTAAGAGATATCAAGTAGATTGGGATTTCGTTTGAGAATTATTGTTTGAAACACCCGTATTTTTAGAAACGAATAGGTTTTTAATAAATGTATTAAGGTTCGTGATAAAACTCCGACTAAAGCTCATTGAAAACTCACAAACATCCATTTTTTCTGTAAATTTGGCTTAATCAGTTAATAAATAGCACTTTTGTGAAGTTATATTTATTATCACAAAATTTTTGATTTTTTTTATGAAACTATTTCTATCTTTATTCCTTATTCTCTGTATGAATATTGGAGCTTTTAGTCAGGCATTAAATGTGACACATTTGGCAAATATGGATTATGATGATTTACCTTTTGGTCAAAAACTAAACGATATCTGGGGTTACGCTTCACCAAGTGGTAGAGAATATGCTTTGGTAGGGCTTCGAAATGGGATTTCGGTTGTGAGAATCAATGACGATAATTCACTCACAGAAGTAAAAAGATTTCCAGGACCAATGAGCGTGTGGAGAGATATTAAGACTTTCGGTCATTATGCTTACATTACTCATGATAACTGGAATGGAGGAAATCCTGAAGGTTTAGTTATTTTAGATTTATCACAAGTGGATAATAATGTGGTAACCAAAACGAATTATACCCAAGGAGGACAATTACATAGAGCACACAATATTTATATAGATGAAAATGGAGTTGCTTATCTCACGGGAGCGAATATAGGAATAGGAGGAGCTTTGATGTTGGATGTTACAGGCGGTGCAAATGTGCAAATGCTCGGGAATTATAACGATTATTATTTGCACGACTGTGTTACCAGAGGAGACACCATGTTTGGTGGAGCGATAAACGATGGTCTTCTTGTTGCGGTAGATGTAAGCGATAAATCAAATCCTGTAGAGCTAGGGAATATTACTACACCAAATTCTTTTACTCACAACTGCTGGTTTTCAGATGACAATCACTATGTTTTTACCACCGATGAAACTTCAGGTTCTTATGTCACTTCTTATGATGTTTCGGATCCTGCAAATATGGTAGAGTTAGATAGAATTCAGTCTTTTTATAGCGATTCTACAATTCCACATAATGTACATTATATCAATAATTTTTTAGTGAACTCATACTATCGTGATGGATTGCAAATCCTAGATGTTACTCACCCAGACAATATGATAGATGTTGGGCATTATGATACCTCTCCAGATTTTGAAGGAAATGGATTTAACGGAGCTTGGGGAACTTATCCATACTTTCCTTCAGGAAAAGCTATTGTATCAGACATGGAAACAGGACTTCACCTTTTTGAGGTAGATTATAAACAAGCTGGATATCTTCATATTCATGTCACCGATTCTCTTTCGGGTAATGATTTAAGCGGAGCACAAGTTTTGTTTAACAATACCATGGAAGCGGCAAACTTACAAGGGAAACTAAAAACAGGTCACGCTATTTCGGGTACTTACTCCGTAAAAGTCATTTCACCAGGTTATACCGATAAAACTGTTTCTGTAACCTTAACAAACGGACAGATTACCCAAGCTGATATCAAAATGCTTCCTATAGGTTTTAGTGTAGAAGAAAACGAAAAACTCAATAATATCGCAGTACTTACCCACAAAAAAGAACTTAGAATTTTATCTAAAGAACTCACTCTTGAACAACTCACTATTTTTGATGGAGCAGGAAGAAAAGTATTTGCTAAAAATCATCTTGATACAGAAAATATCACTTGGCAAGCCCCAAAAACAGGTGTTTATTTTGTGCTAATGCAAACAGAGAACTTTAGTAGGGTAGCGCGTGTAAGTATTAGGTAACAAGGTGATTGTCTTTTGTTTTTTTTGGATATGTGATATTTATTTCATAGCTTTAACTCATATTTAACAATAAATAACTATAATATGAGAAAGTTTTTTAAAGCATTTGGAGGAGTTGTGGCTATATCTGCAACACTCTTTTTTCTTCAAAGTTCTGATGAAAACTTGGTCGCTGAGAACCAAGAGTATTACAAGCAACACCCTCCAATTCCCACTGAATTTTGGGTGCAAAAAATTAAAACACCTCCCGAAGTTGTAGGGGGGGGGAGAGCACTCCATAGTTCTTTCTGTAGCCTTCGAGCATGATAATCCACTTCCGCAAATGATACAATTATATGGAAATGATGGAAGTGAATTGGTTCAGTTAAAAGATGATGGAGTTAAGCCAGACAAAAGGGAAGCAGACGGAATTTATTCTGTTGTATTGCCACAGAGTCCTTCTTCTTTTATTGATCAAATTACGGAACGAGTAAGTTTTGTGAATAATCAAGGGCATATTATTAAATACACAGGGCATTCTGGTGAGATGTTGACCAATGAAAGACTTCCTCGTTTTGATTTTCGTGGATTTAACATGTTCCAGAAAGTAAGTTTACACTCTTCTCTTTTGGATGTGCTAACAGCTTGTCAAGACGGAACAGACATTGCTAAAGAAAAATCCCTTCTGATTACAGAGTTAAAAGTTGTTGAAGATCCTGCAAGAACCTATAATGTGGTAACAGGTACAGGTGCTCCACAAGGTGCATGGACATTTGGGCAGATGATGAAAAATATTGCAGGAGGTTTTGCTGATGAAGCCAATCCTACACCAGCTGAAATTACTAAAGTAAGAGAGTGTATTAAAAGTTGGATAAAAAGTATTGGTTCTCTTAATAATTCGTCAACATTAACGAATGCCACTTATGCTCATATAGTTGGGCCTTGGATAAAAAAGGCTAATATTTTTAAAAATTATCATATTACTAATGCTTCTGGTGCTTGGGAGGCTCAATGGGATAGTTTTATAACCAAAGATGATATTAATGCATTATTAGCCAATGCACCCTTTAAGCTTACGGCAATTGTTAATAGATTAGATTTGCGAGAAAATATGGGCTATTCGAACAGTCCAGTATCTAATGCAGGGGAAACTCGATTTATCTTTTCATTAGTGCAGACTCTAGATCATCAACCCTTTAAAGCGAGTTTCAACAGTAGTATGAACATCAGCTCAAATAAAGGTAAACCGCCTTATCAAGAAGATAATAACTGGAATAATGATGTGTTTCAGGCTGAAGATTGGAGAGGTCTAAATGTTATTTTGGAATATAAAAACCCTTTTGCAAATAGATGCGCAATAAAAGATTTCGCAATCGATTGGAAAAATTTATCAAGTTATACATGGGATCCCACTGATGTCCAGAATGGACTACAAAAGTATTTGGAAGAATTACAAAGCATTACTGATCAAGTGACGGCTAGAAATGTGATGCCTAATAGAACAAATGGAAGTGCTATTTCTCAAGTGCGTACAAATGATAGGTTATTAGGTGATTTTGTTCTAAATTTTTGGGGTCACCATAAGTGGAAGTTAAGACAGTTTGAACTAAATAATAATGGTTATTTGGTAAAAACAAAATTAACGAATATGCCTCTGCAATATGATCAACATCCACATGCTATTGCTCAAGGATATAGTAAAAACTATGTTAATTTTCCTAGAAACAGTGTGATAAAACCATCTGAAGAAGGCTTTTTAGGAACTTTTTCTGAAGATCATTCTTCTAAGGTAATTGTGGATTGGATTTACGGATTGAACGGAAATACTTCCCATTTGACTTCTGTAAAATTTGGTAACCATAGTTTACCTAGTCATTTATTACCTCTTGAAGGAGAAATGAAGCAAGAACTAGGAACTTATTATGGGATAAATTATTGGGCTCATGATTTTCCTAACAATATATACGATAATGATAACTATAACGGAGCGTCTTCTCTTTCTACTAAGAGAGTAAGGAGGCAGCTGTCTCTCAATTCATGTATTGGCTGTCATGGTGCAGAAACCAAAACAACTTTTACAATGATTAAACCACGTGGATATGGTGAGCCAGCTATTTATTGGGGACCAACTCCAAGTGTAGTTGATGGGCCTGGGCATACAGATACTAGAGAGGAAGGGGGTAATCAATTTGGTGTTATTGTAAACACCCATAGAGGAGAGACACACGATCCTGATCACTTTACTGCTGTTCAAAATAGTGTAGAAACAGTACCAACTTATCCTGCGGATTTCTATAGCTCTAATAAAAAAATACCAGTAGTTGCTCCTTTTTTAACTGGAAGAAATTATAGAGGGAGTAATTATCCATTAGAACGAAGATATGATGATGATAAAGAATTTTACTATCAAAATGATAAAGAGAACTCAGAGGATGAGAATGGAAATTTATTACCAATAAGTATAGATGATAAATCAACTAATGGGCTTTTTTATGTAAACGACCCATCAAATGAATATAATACTGAGGAAAATTTCCACACGAATTATGTCCATTACCGTGATAATCCAATATGGGGAGGAAGTGACCAACGTATATTTCCTCAATATCACTATGACCGACCTGGTTTTAATGATTTAGATAGGCGTATGAAGCATCTTTGTAGATTAGCAATTTGTACACAATGTTCTTTCAGTACGCTGTCTGCAAGTGATCCTTGTAGTCCAATTTCTGTATTACAAGTGGCAGAAGCAATAAAACATGTTCCACTTCCACAAAGTGGACACTAAACGCTCTTATTATGAGGAATATAAAATACAAGTATTATTTTATTTATATACTGTTATTTCCATTTTTCGCTTTTTCTCAATCTTATGATTGGGAAAAAGTAAGCTTGTTAGCTTCACCGCAAACTGAAGCGAATTATTGGGATTCAGATTCAGATGATGACGGAAATATTTATGTGGTAAACAATTTTTTTCGTCAAGGAAATCTTTTAACTCAAAAGTATGGAGGTTACTTTAGAAACAATATTTATCTAAAAAAGTATGATGCCGAGTTTAACCTCATTTGGGAGAAAGAAATTGCTCATTCTTTAGAATATAAAGATACAGAAGTTTTTCTCACAACATTGAAGGTTCAAAATGGTCGAGTTTATTTGAAAATACAATCCAAAGACTCAATTGTCATTCAAGGTGTATTGCATAGTGTGATTTGTGATTATGATGAATATTGCAATAAAAGTTTTGAAATTGAATTCGATTTAGAGGGATTTTCTAATGAAATTTTAAGAGCAAAAGGACCTGCGAACTATGATGTTGTTTCTAATCATTCAGACTCAACATCCTTACTTTCCGTGAGAGTAAAAACACCACTGTCTAGCTTTAACCAACCCGAAGATTCTAGTTTTGTTGTTTTTAAGGGAGATACTTTATGGACTCCGAAAGCAATAAATTACCTCATGAAATATAACAGTTTAAATGACAGTTTATTATGGAGGTATTCCACTTCTTGGATAAATGAAATAGTGATGGATAAAGATGGAAATAGTTATCTTTATGAAGTTGAATCTGCTTGGGGTTGGCAAAATTTACGGAAAGTAGATAAAAATGGTAATACACTTTGGATACAGAAAATTAGAGCAGAAGATCATCCTGTTCAATTACAAAACCTTGTGAATTACACAGCATCTCATATCTCCAAAAGTGGAGATATTGTAAGTACGTATAGATTTCGTAATCCAAATGGCTCAGGTATTCCCGGAGGTAATGGTTATCGCGTAATACTCTTTGATGGATTTAATTACAGGACTTTAACAGGGATAGGTGATGAGAATTATATAATCGTTGTTTATAAGTCTGATGGTTCTTTCAAATGGGCTAAAATGTCGCAAAGTGAAGGCTATGAAGGGTTATCAGCTATAGAAAGTGATGAAAATGGAAATACGTTTTTTGCAGGCTACCATTATCATGAGATTTTAGAGGATGAAGACACTATTGTAAATATTGATTATGAGAACGGCAGTGAAATATTATTGATTTCTTACGATTCCTTAGGTAATTATCTATGGCATAAGTCTGAAGGCGGAACGGGTTTTGATAAAGCAAGTAATTTATTCCGTCATTCAGATGGGGCAATGATTTTAGTTGGAGGAGTTCGGTCAAATCCTTGTATTTTCGGGAATATTGAAACAGAACATTCGGGAGGAACAAAGACAGTGTTTGCCAAACTCAAAAAAATCCCTTTAAGTGTACCAATTTTAGAGAATAACATCAACTTGAGTATCTATCCCAATCCTACGGAGGGATTGCTATATCTGTCATTTATGGAAGAAGATAGCTATGATGTATCGGTATTTAATAGTTTAGGGGAGGAGTTGATACAAAAGAGGGTTCAAGGTAATGACTCACAGCTGGATTTATCTACTTTAAGTACTGGATCCTATTTTGTAGTAGTAAAAAATACTCAAAATATTCGGGCAAGTCAGCAAGTTATAATAACATATAATTAGGGAACAAGCTATGAAAGTACAAAAAAAAATATTTTGTTTTGCTCTTTTACTCACGCTTCCATTTTTCGCTTTTTCTCAATCTTATGATTGGGAAAAAGTGGAAATTATTGAAATTGCTCAAAAAACATTTTCTCAATCCTATTCTGCAATGGATGAAGATGGTAATTTCTATACGAGTGATAATGCGAGTTATGCTGGAGATTTAAATTCCTGGACTGATGGCGATTATCAAAAGAATAATATTTTTATTCGGAAATATGATTCAGAATTTAATTTGATTTGGACAAAAAAAATTGCCAATTCTATTCCTTACAAAACAAATACTTCTAGACCTACAGCAAGTATTTGGTATGATCAAGGTCTTCTAAAAGTATTCATTACCATTCGTGATTCAATGTATGTAAATAATCAACTTTATAAAACAAATTGTTTTGATGATGCGTATTGTTGGAAGAAAGTGGAGTTGCAATATGATAAAAGTGGAAATTTGTTGAATACAATCTGGGCAGAAGGATCAGCTAATTTTAGCTTTGAAACAGTTGGAGATGATCATTTCGATTGGTATGGATTAAATATCTCTACGCCTTATGCTGGCTTTAATATTCCAGATACATGTTATTTGAAATTTAAAGACGATTCACTAACAACTTATCATTATAATTCTTTTCTTCAAAAATATTCTAAAGGAAATGATAGTCTGT is a window of Flavobacteriales bacterium DNA encoding:
- a CDS encoding AMP-binding protein, with protein sequence MHTQTFILDFSTNIDLYSLNIPKEFIDFILQWQNNEENMLFKTSGTTGKSKEILAPKKHLKTSVLMTQEYFGYQKGDSALLPLSLDFVAGKMMLIRAMVSGLKLTVCPPNDLSILEKESFDFAPLVPLQVEKYFDFIHKIKQLLIGGGSIHQSLEKKLKNLNNRCFHSFGMTETYSHFAIRDLQKTDVYQTLNGVEISKTPDNKMCISVPKMEIRNLITNDHIELKNEGFIWLGRSDFMIKTGGVLIHPEYIENLIKTQGILKDEFIITALPDAILENKIVILIESEPKDLSRSIFNFLPKYHHPKELWFCNKLPRTKASGKIQRNLIDWNICSQKNWK
- a CDS encoding isochorismate synthase; translation: MPEINRNIHSKSFALWRMPNESKVFKICQESSGNYRFVMAPFEKKEQKRLVISANIIEEVSDNEINSWLNAERRFHKKEEQKEVYSQDFEKFLTELQSSSPVQKLVLARSIQIKTTAKAEHIFAKLQQKFPDAFVYLFFDGTEYWLAATPEILLSKKDSKLKTMALAGTSFEEKKEQIHWTSKEFREHQLVVDYITQKLQEVKLKPSFQKEPQTVKAGFVWHLKTPIECDIPDAFDLNKLTQKLHPTPAVCGTPMKEAYDFILEKEQLNRRFYTGYVGIEQENEAHYFVNLRCMMLKNETAEVFVGGGLLSDSDFEKEWEETISKSKTIISCL
- a CDS encoding hotdog fold thioesterase — protein: MELTFPDIKTMHKNEVLALLNSMCGNTLMETLSIKFSNMTATTLSATMPVDTKVLQPMGILHGGASAALIETVGSAASFLFIDPNKQIAKGLEISANHLHSEKSGILTATAKPIHIGRTTHIFEVEIYNQDGRKITYGKMTNIIMDIPKNNA
- a CDS encoding choice-of-anchor B family protein, translating into MKLFLSLFLILCMNIGAFSQALNVTHLANMDYDDLPFGQKLNDIWGYASPSGREYALVGLRNGISVVRINDDNSLTEVKRFPGPMSVWRDIKTFGHYAYITHDNWNGGNPEGLVILDLSQVDNNVVTKTNYTQGGQLHRAHNIYIDENGVAYLTGANIGIGGALMLDVTGGANVQMLGNYNDYYLHDCVTRGDTMFGGAINDGLLVAVDVSDKSNPVELGNITTPNSFTHNCWFSDDNHYVFTTDETSGSYVTSYDVSDPANMVELDRIQSFYSDSTIPHNVHYINNFLVNSYYRDGLQILDVTHPDNMIDVGHYDTSPDFEGNGFNGAWGTYPYFPSGKAIVSDMETGLHLFEVDYKQAGYLHIHVTDSLSGNDLSGAQVLFNNTMEAANLQGKLKTGHAISGTYSVKVISPGYTDKTVSVTLTNGQITQADIKMLPIGFSVEENEKLNNIAVLTHKKELRILSKELTLEQLTIFDGAGRKVFAKNHLDTENITWQAPKTGVYFVLMQTENFSRVARVSIR
- a CDS encoding T9SS type A sorting domain-containing protein, with the translated sequence MRNIKYKYYFIYILLFPFFAFSQSYDWEKVSLLASPQTEANYWDSDSDDDGNIYVVNNFFRQGNLLTQKYGGYFRNNIYLKKYDAEFNLIWEKEIAHSLEYKDTEVFLTTLKVQNGRVYLKIQSKDSIVIQGVLHSVICDYDEYCNKSFEIEFDLEGFSNEILRAKGPANYDVVSNHSDSTSLLSVRVKTPLSSFNQPEDSSFVVFKGDTLWTPKAINYLMKYNSLNDSLLWRYSTSWINEIVMDKDGNSYLYEVESAWGWQNLRKVDKNGNTLWIQKIRAEDHPVQLQNLVNYTASHISKSGDIVSTYRFRNPNGSGIPGGNGYRVILFDGFNYRTLTGIGDENYIIVVYKSDGSFKWAKMSQSEGYEGLSAIESDENGNTFFAGYHYHEILEDEDTIVNIDYENGSEILLISYDSLGNYLWHKSEGGTGFDKASNLFRHSDGAMILVGGVRSNPCIFGNIETEHSGGTKTVFAKLKKIPLSVPILENNINLSIYPNPTEGLLYLSFMEEDSYDVSVFNSLGEELIQKRVQGNDSQLDLSTLSTGSYFVVVKNTQNIRASQQVIITYN